The Antennarius striatus isolate MH-2024 chromosome 20, ASM4005453v1, whole genome shotgun sequence genome includes a region encoding these proteins:
- the LOC137587700 gene encoding transmembrane protein 200C-like: MIATGGLLRINARRQDSLRSKAHKAHTQKRKNKKKRRSEVVVVKGKLNLISVSGFVAALGILVLLVGMVMAALGYWPRDGLFLPGPAEEGTAMASKTSSRSALVPGDTQEGNAEDGGGDEEERGFNRTETVNGTARPHPRGFLADFLDRYLYSDRLKVFGPLIMGIGIFLFICANAVLHENRDKKTKVINLRDIYSTVIDLHSLHKPSASSTNPLNGLVNYVQSKSLETKPRAYPASLMSRREVGGGGGGHGGGVGAISRRPLPGSGGVVRGGGRDEDVGETVFSIYQEPEDDPPTSLSSHSLSLPPSSTPPDLSTGWTSLQKEALSYCTLPLRSQRLPPPRRRHSARDGLVWSREEEESRMKVGGPNQEEEEKEEDACLPPPLSSSTPPPARPFQGSCRFSSLHREAAEGSQALLLLSSSSLSHSHLSLSSLSHLLSSSSSALPPPCRRRSLPTTSSMTGYSKLAHAEAESFESTEMTSSRHVTSDRKYSKREKLRMISQVDSCVRQEEG, translated from the exons ATGATCGCCACCGGCGGCCTCCTGCGGATCAACGCGCGGCGACAGGACTCTCTGAGGTCCAAAGCCCACAAAGCACACActcagaagaggaagaacaagaagaagag GAGGAgcgaggtggtggtggtgaagggGAAGCTGAACCTGATTTCGGTGTCGGGGTTCGTGGCGGCGCTCGGCATCCTGGTCCTGCTGGTAGGGATGGTGATGGCGGCGCTGGGCTACTGGCCTCGAGATGGACTCTTCCTCCCAGGGCCGGCGGAGGAGGGCACCGCCATGGCCTCCAAGACCTCCAGCAGGTCAGCGCTGGTACCTGGTGACACTCAG GAAGGAAATGCCGAGgacggaggaggagatgaagaagaaagaggattCAACCGGACGGAAACCGTCAACGGGACGGCTCGACCGCATCCACGAGGCTTCCTGGCAGATTTTCTGGACAG GTATCTGTACTCCGACAGGCTGAAGGTCTTTGGCCCTCTTATCATGGGCATTGGgattttcctcttcatctgtgCGAACGCCGTCCTGCACGAGAACCGCGACAAGAAGACCAAAGTCATCAACCTGCGGGACATTTACTCCACCGTCATCGACCTGCACAGCCTCCACAAACCCAGCGCCTCCTCGACCAACCCCCTCAACGGTCTCGTCAACTACGTCCAATCGAAGAGCCTGGAGACCAAACCCAGGGCATACCCGGCATCCCTGATGAGCAGGAGGGAGGtcgggggaggtgggggaggacaTGGAGGAGGAGTCGGGGCTATCTCCAGGCGACCCCTGCCTGGTAGCGGTGGAGTAGTACGAGGAGGAGGTCGCGACGAAGACGTAGGAGAAACGGTGTTCAGTATCTACCAAGAACCAGAAGATGACCCCCCTACCTCCTTATCCTCCCAcagcctctctctcccccccagCTCCACCCCCCCGGACCTCTCAACAGGCTGGACCTCCTTACAGAAGGAGGCGCTCAGCTACTGCACATTGCCTCTTCGCAGCCAACGGTTGCCTCCTCCTCGCCGGAGGCACTCAGCTCGTGACGGATTGGTCTGGAgccgagaggaggaggagtccagGATGAAGGTGGGAGGTCCcaaccaggaggaagaggagaaagaggaggacgCATGTCTACCACCTCCTCTGAGCTCCTCCACTCCACCCCCAGCCCGACCCTTTCAGGGCTCCTGCAGGTTCTCCAGTCTCCACAGGGAGGCGGCAGAAGGCTCCCAagcactcctcctcctctcctcttcctccctcagcCATTCCCACCTGTCGCTCTCCTCgctgtctcacctcctctcctcatcctcgtcTGCCCTGCCTCCCCcctgcaggaggcggagcctcccCACCACCAGCAGTATGACTGGTTACAGCAAACTGGCTCACGCAGAGGCGGAGTCCTTCGAATCGACCGAGATGACATCATCGCGTCACGtgacatcagacaggaagtactcCAAACGGGAGAAGCTGAGGATGATCTCCCAGGTGGATTCTTGtgtgagacaggaggagggCTGA
- the LOC137587617 gene encoding TRIO and F-actin-binding protein-like, with protein sequence MSCSCCCYVSPTGTRKERLVHGGVAEVEGGEEEESRRNMDISLLREQYRSTKERQRRHTQVLLLRTVSEQLSESVNIVPVTQGLTSPWEPSSGPLPVLTFDLDPMSYDPWHVHLGLHKRLCPGAIAQLTASSVEMTSALCSSRRWSSSTDAISSHLDVESTSESLSSSRNTSPLHPTKDLDNADPGSESPHRSRGDPGPESPHRSRGDPGSESPHRSREDPGSESPNRSRGDRGSGPCNGPPEESCPNRASVWEPAPGHRSKQTPRGSFTSSDESATPVASVTGSTISIHEDLKETATWRGSRRFVAPSLRLTRQLSVGGLGSPSTGGHQALSYQPFPNRKTPRISEAAKRLGMYSSF encoded by the exons AtgtcctgctcctgctgctgctatGTCAGTCCCACAG GGACCAGGAAGGAGCGGCTCGTGCACGGCGGGGTGGCGGAAGtagaaggaggagaagaggaggagagcaggaggaaCATGGACATCTCTCTGCTCAGGGAGCAGTACAGGAGCACCAAGGAGCGgcagaggagacacacacaggtgctgcTGCTCCGGACAG TATCAGAGCAGCTGTCGGAGTCTGTCAACATCGTCCCCGTCACTCAGGGCTTAACATCGCCATGGGAACCGAGCAGCGGCCCGCTGCCagtcctgacctttgacctggacCCGATGAGCTACGACCCCTGGCACGTGCACCTTGGCCTGCACAAACGTTTGTGTCCTGGGGCCATCGCTCAGCTGACGGCGTCCTCCGTGGAAATGACCAGCGCCCTCTGCTCCTCCCG ACGCTGGTCGTCCTCCACCGACGCCATCAGCTCACACCTGGATGTCGAGTCGACGTCAGAGTCTCTGAGCAGCTCCAGAAACACGTCCCCCCTTCACCCCACCAAAGACCtggacaacgcagacccgggtTCAGAATCCCCCCACCGGTCCAGAGGAGACCCGGGCCCAGAGTCCCCCCACCGGTCCAGAGGAGACCCGGGGTCAGAATCCCCCCACCGGTCCAGAGAAGACCCGGGGTCAGAGTCCCCCAACCGGTCCAGAGGAGACCGGGGGTCAGGACCCTGCAACGGACCTCCAGAGGAGTCGTGTCCAAACCGGGCTTCTGTCTGGGAGCCAGCCCCCGGTCACAGATCCAAACAGACCCCCAGGGGCTCGTTCACCAGCTCCGATGAAAGCGCCACGCCGGTGGCGTCCGTCACCGGTTCCACCATCAGCATCCATGAGGACCTGAAGGAAACCGCCACATGGAGGGGCTCCAGGAGGTTCGTGGCCCCGTCCCTCCGGTTGACCCGGCAGCTGAGCGTCGGAGGGCTGGGGTCTCCATCCACGGGGGGTCACCAGGCACTGAGCTATCAGCCGTTCCCCAACAGGAAGACCCCGAGGATCTCTGAGGCCGCCAAGAGGCTGGGGATGTACTCCTCCTTCTGA
- the LOC137587550 gene encoding lethal(3)malignant brain tumor-like protein 4 isoform X1, with amino-acid sequence MKNKASSSQVSVKRRSWSWQQYLNEQKAEAAPTSLFTQSQLFPSRRTGFKMGMKLEGVDPLHPSMFCVLTVAEVIGCRLRLHIDGYSECYDFWVNADSADIRPVGWCKENNHKLHPPKGCSETEFDWSLHLESTGSHAAPPTLFTCRTAGCGFQVGMRLEAVDRKNPGLVCVASVTDVIDDHFLVHFDNWDDTYDYWCDSSSPYIHPVGWCEEQGRPLTAPQGHPDPENFLWAEYLQETSSTAAPSSAFTLRAPHGFQVDQKLEAVDRRNPMLIRVATVTDTEDYRVKIHYDGWSQQFDVWCDSDLSDLHPVGWCQRTGHPLEPPPGQSDQSECSSSPISSPSQGVCPTPGCRGVGHIKGAKYTGHHSAFGCPYSDINMRKEVVLPDRLGGERVITLVPVTMYHHGNQSDSGSVEVKPEPGDEALMLPLGKRRLTDRLTQPTKFLRVKKEEEELQIRAVNPGESSLQAALHQSVFLSAMSPQPGRDLSLCWEQHRKLLPGVAGVRAETVQHWSVQQVSDFIESLPGCVEQAKQFRDEQIDGRAFLLLTQRDIVRIMSIKLGPALKIYNSILMFRHAKDRSQSQPQVRNQSHAQDRNQPHTQDRSQSPAEDRSQSEAEDGNQSNAEEDTNT; translated from the exons ATGAAGAACAAGGCCAGCAGCAGTCAAG TGAGCGTGAAGAGGCGGTCCTGGTCCTGGCAGCAGTACCTGAATGAACAGAAAGCCGAAGCTGCTCCCACGTCGTTGTTTACACAG TCCCAGTTGTTTCCCAGCAGGAGAACTGGTTTCAAGATGGGGATGAAACTGGAGGGCGTTGACCCCCTGCATCCCTCCATGTTCTGTGTGCTGACTGTTGCCGAG gtCATTGGCTGTCGGTTACGTCTCCATATCGACGGCTACTCGGAGTGCTATGACTTCTGGGTAAATGCTGACTCAGCTGACATCCGACCGGTGGGCTGGTGTAAAGAAAACAACCACAAGCTCCACCCACCCAAAG gTTGCAGTGAGACAGAATTTGATTGGTCGCTCCACCTTGAGTCCACTGGCTCTCACGCTGCCCCGCCCACCCTGTTCACCTGTCGCACTGCA ggCTGTGGGTTCCAGGTGGGGATGAGGCTGGAGGCGGTGGACAGGAAGAACCCGGGTCTGGTGTGTGTGGCGTCCGTCACTGATGTCATCGACGACCACTTCCTAGTTCACTTCGACAACTGGGACGACACCTATGACTACTG GTGTGACAGCAGCAGTCCCTACATCCATCCTGTGGGCTGGTGTGAAGAACAGGGGCGACCTCTGACCGCGCCCCAGG gtCATCCTGACCCAGAGAACTTCCTGTGGGCGGAGTATCTACAGGAGACCAGTTCTACTGCTGCTCCCAGCTCAGCTTTCACACTG agggctCCACATGGTTTCCAGGTCGACCAGAAACTGGAAGCGGTGGATCGGAGGAATCCCATGTTGATCCGTGTCGCCACGGTGACAGACACCGAAGACTACCGGGTGAAG ATCCACTACGACGGCTGGTCGCAGCAGTTCGACGTGTGGTGCGACAGCGACCTTTCTGACCTCCACCCTGTGGGCTGGTGCCAGCGCACGGGACACCCGCTGGAGCCGCCCCCAGGTCAGAGCGACCAATCAGAGTGCA GCTCCtcccccatctcctccccctctcagGGGGTGTGTCCCACTCCGGGCTGCAGGGGCGTCGGACACATCAAAGGAGCCAAATACACCGGACACCACAG TGCCTTCGGCTGTCCCTACTCAGATATTAATATGCGTAAGGAGGTGGTGCTCCCTGATAggctgggaggagagagagtcATCACCCTTGTACCTGTCACCATgtatcaccatggcaaccagtcAGACAG TGGGAGCGTGGAGGTGAAGCCGGAGCCCGGGGACGAGGCGCTGATGCTTCCTCTGGGGAAGAGGagactgacagacag GTTGACCCAGCCAACCAAATTCCTCCGTgtgaagaaggaagaggaggagcttcaGATCAGAGCCGTCAATCCAG GAGAGTCCAGCCTCCAGGCCGCCCTCCACCAATCCGTGTTCCTGTCCGCCATGTCGCCACAGCCGGGCCGCGACCTGTCGCTCTGCTGGGAGCAACACCGCAAGCTGCTGCCGGGCGTGGCCGGGGTCCGAGCCGAGACCGTCCAACACTGGAGCGTCCAGCAG GTGTCGGATTTCATCGAGTCTCTTCCTGGTTGCGTGGAACAGGCCAAGCAGTTCAGAGACGAG CAAATCGATGGGCgggccttcctcctcctcacccaaCGGGACATCGTCAGGATCATGTCCATCAAGCTTGGCCCCGCCCTCAAAATCTACAACTCCATCCTGATGTTCAGGCACGCCAAGGAcaggagccaatcacagcctcaGGTCAGGAACCAATCACACGCTCAGGACAGGAATCAACCGCACACTCAGGATAGAAGCCAATCACCTGCTGAGgacaggagccaatcagaggcagaggatGGGAACCAATCAAACGCAGAAGAAGACACCAACACCTGA
- the LOC137587550 gene encoding lethal(3)malignant brain tumor-like protein 4 isoform X2, with product MKNKASSSQVSVKRRSWSWQQYLNEQKAEAAPTSLFTQSQLFPSRRTGFKMGMKLEGVDPLHPSMFCVLTVAEVIGCRLRLHIDGYSECYDFWVNADSADIRPVGWCKENNHKLHPPKGCSETEFDWSLHLESTGSHAAPPTLFTCRTAGCGFQVGMRLEAVDRKNPGLVCVASVTDVIDDHFLVHFDNWDDTYDYWCDSSSPYIHPVGWCEEQGRPLTAPQGHPDPENFLWAEYLQETSSTAAPSSAFTLRAPHGFQVDQKLEAVDRRNPMLIRVATVTDTEDYRVKIHYDGWSQQFDVWCDSDLSDLHPVGWCQRTGHPLEPPPGSSPISSPSQGVCPTPGCRGVGHIKGAKYTGHHSAFGCPYSDINMRKEVVLPDRLGGERVITLVPVTMYHHGNQSDSGSVEVKPEPGDEALMLPLGKRRLTDRLTQPTKFLRVKKEEEELQIRAVNPGESSLQAALHQSVFLSAMSPQPGRDLSLCWEQHRKLLPGVAGVRAETVQHWSVQQVSDFIESLPGCVEQAKQFRDEQIDGRAFLLLTQRDIVRIMSIKLGPALKIYNSILMFRHAKDRSQSQPQVRNQSHAQDRNQPHTQDRSQSPAEDRSQSEAEDGNQSNAEEDTNT from the exons ATGAAGAACAAGGCCAGCAGCAGTCAAG TGAGCGTGAAGAGGCGGTCCTGGTCCTGGCAGCAGTACCTGAATGAACAGAAAGCCGAAGCTGCTCCCACGTCGTTGTTTACACAG TCCCAGTTGTTTCCCAGCAGGAGAACTGGTTTCAAGATGGGGATGAAACTGGAGGGCGTTGACCCCCTGCATCCCTCCATGTTCTGTGTGCTGACTGTTGCCGAG gtCATTGGCTGTCGGTTACGTCTCCATATCGACGGCTACTCGGAGTGCTATGACTTCTGGGTAAATGCTGACTCAGCTGACATCCGACCGGTGGGCTGGTGTAAAGAAAACAACCACAAGCTCCACCCACCCAAAG gTTGCAGTGAGACAGAATTTGATTGGTCGCTCCACCTTGAGTCCACTGGCTCTCACGCTGCCCCGCCCACCCTGTTCACCTGTCGCACTGCA ggCTGTGGGTTCCAGGTGGGGATGAGGCTGGAGGCGGTGGACAGGAAGAACCCGGGTCTGGTGTGTGTGGCGTCCGTCACTGATGTCATCGACGACCACTTCCTAGTTCACTTCGACAACTGGGACGACACCTATGACTACTG GTGTGACAGCAGCAGTCCCTACATCCATCCTGTGGGCTGGTGTGAAGAACAGGGGCGACCTCTGACCGCGCCCCAGG gtCATCCTGACCCAGAGAACTTCCTGTGGGCGGAGTATCTACAGGAGACCAGTTCTACTGCTGCTCCCAGCTCAGCTTTCACACTG agggctCCACATGGTTTCCAGGTCGACCAGAAACTGGAAGCGGTGGATCGGAGGAATCCCATGTTGATCCGTGTCGCCACGGTGACAGACACCGAAGACTACCGGGTGAAG ATCCACTACGACGGCTGGTCGCAGCAGTTCGACGTGTGGTGCGACAGCGACCTTTCTGACCTCCACCCTGTGGGCTGGTGCCAGCGCACGGGACACCCGCTGGAGCCGCCCCCAG GCTCCtcccccatctcctccccctctcagGGGGTGTGTCCCACTCCGGGCTGCAGGGGCGTCGGACACATCAAAGGAGCCAAATACACCGGACACCACAG TGCCTTCGGCTGTCCCTACTCAGATATTAATATGCGTAAGGAGGTGGTGCTCCCTGATAggctgggaggagagagagtcATCACCCTTGTACCTGTCACCATgtatcaccatggcaaccagtcAGACAG TGGGAGCGTGGAGGTGAAGCCGGAGCCCGGGGACGAGGCGCTGATGCTTCCTCTGGGGAAGAGGagactgacagacag GTTGACCCAGCCAACCAAATTCCTCCGTgtgaagaaggaagaggaggagcttcaGATCAGAGCCGTCAATCCAG GAGAGTCCAGCCTCCAGGCCGCCCTCCACCAATCCGTGTTCCTGTCCGCCATGTCGCCACAGCCGGGCCGCGACCTGTCGCTCTGCTGGGAGCAACACCGCAAGCTGCTGCCGGGCGTGGCCGGGGTCCGAGCCGAGACCGTCCAACACTGGAGCGTCCAGCAG GTGTCGGATTTCATCGAGTCTCTTCCTGGTTGCGTGGAACAGGCCAAGCAGTTCAGAGACGAG CAAATCGATGGGCgggccttcctcctcctcacccaaCGGGACATCGTCAGGATCATGTCCATCAAGCTTGGCCCCGCCCTCAAAATCTACAACTCCATCCTGATGTTCAGGCACGCCAAGGAcaggagccaatcacagcctcaGGTCAGGAACCAATCACACGCTCAGGACAGGAATCAACCGCACACTCAGGATAGAAGCCAATCACCTGCTGAGgacaggagccaatcagaggcagaggatGGGAACCAATCAAACGCAGAAGAAGACACCAACACCTGA